AAGAATCAAACACATATTGAAATATTTTAAACACATTAGTATTATATATAataaaaacagtacaaaaaacAAACAGAACACAACTAGAACATAAATACAAAACATTAGAACACAAGGCAATATATTTTAgaacataataaaataaaaacttaaacCAGACaatattttgtttaaaaaagcAATATTACTTACATTTTTACTTCTCTTTTTCGGGACAATTACGAATATCATGGTAACCCATCTTCTTACATCCTTTACACAACCTCTTCTTCTTCTGACTTTGCTCAACAGCTTTTTCTTTATCACTCTTCAACCGTTTATCACTTCCACTACCTTGAACATGAACCCCGGTCCCTTTGTTCTTTGAAACTTTAGGCGGTTTGATCAAAATTTCAGTAGGCACGCTAGCTCCAATAAGCAATTCAATATCTTGAGCTTTGCTAGAAACACCACCACTCGATCCATCAACAATACTACTTTGGGATTCCAAATCTAACCTCAATGATCGAAGATTGTCCACAAGAGCACTAAGTGTCAATTCATTCCCTTGGGCCAAAATCACACACGAGTGAATTTCACACCACAAATCATTCAACAATCTCTTCCTATCTACAGCTTGAACACATTGCTCCAACTCATTCCCTTCTAAATCAAAAATCGGCTTCTTACATACCATTATACTCCATCGATTAAGCACATAAGCCTCAGGAATTTTGTGAATATGTTTTGCCTTCCAAACCCAAACCATATGCATACAAGGAATCCCTTGCCTTTCAAATGACTTGCATAAACAACTAGTATCAAATGTTTCAACATTAAAAAGAACATCAAACTTGCGGACACGACAACCTTCTCCAATAGTATAAACTTCCAATCCAAATTCTTTCTTAAAACCATCAAGACCACAAGAGAAAAGAGCTGATTCCACCTCGTCTTGAAACTCATAAAAAACAGTTGTCGTGTACACTTCAGAAGCAAATTTCTCTATGGCAGAACATGTCTTACACTCAGGATGTTTATGTTTAGAAGAATTATCATTTTCACCTTGAGTATGGCGTTGAGCATCTAATGCACTTTCGAATCTCATATAAAACTCAACAAGGGTAAGATGTGGATTAGCGAACTTAGTATAAAAGTTATTCTCACTCTCTGACCTAGATGTGGTTCTCATAATACCACACAAGAATAAATCCCTAAAATAAGCCGGAATCCACATTTCACGCTTATCATAAATCTGCAACAACCAGTCATggttttccaacttaaattcaCTAATAACCTTAGCCCACCTCTCTTCAAACTCAGCCGGTTCAATCTCTACACTCCAAACAACTTTGCAAATCTCTTGTAGAAAGTCATAATCTGGTGCAAGATCACGGCACACTTTCTCAGGCATCTTTTTCATAATATGCTACATGCAAAACCGATGCTTTGTAGACCGAAATACTTTAGGAAAAGCAACTTTCATTGCAGGATCTTCATCAATAATCAAACAAAGAGGCTCATTACCACCCATTGCCTTCACAAATGTTCTAAAAACCCACTCGAAAGACACTATATCCTCATTAGATATAAGGGCAGCAACAAAAGTAATACACTTTTTATGGTGATCAACTCCAGTAAATGGCCCAAATATCATATTATACCTAGGAAAAACAGAACAGTTTAGAACATAACAACAAAAAGTTTAGATCATAAAGCATAAAGAATAGAACATTACCTATTTGTTTTAAATGTGGTATCAAATGAAACCATATCTCCAAAAAGAGCATAATTCTTTCTACAAATAGGATCAGCCCAAAATGCTCTACAGAGATGACCTTCTGCATCTAACTCATAATAAAAAAGAACGCACTCCATAATAACTTTTTATTCTGAAAATTGTTGATAAACATTTGTGCATTGGATCCTTAAATTAATGCCTTCAAATCTCtctgaatttttttgaaatctTGCTTTGATGCACCAACATTGTCATATGATCCAGTTAACTCCTTCATTATTCTAAAGGCTTTCACTGGACCAATGTTAACCTGTGCAAGAAAACAGAGAACATAATTTAGAACACACACAAAATATATTAGAACACATGAAGGAAACATTAGAACACAAGAATGAAAACACCTTTGGATTATCAATA
This genomic stretch from Spinacia oleracea cultivar Varoflay chromosome 3, BTI_SOV_V1, whole genome shotgun sequence harbors:
- the LOC110791811 gene encoding protein FAR-RED IMPAIRED RESPONSE 1-like produces the protein MPEKVCRDLAPDYDFLQEICKVVWSVEIEPAEFEERWAKVISEFKLENHDWLLQIYDKREMWIPAYFRDLFLCGIMRTTSRSESENNFYTKFANPHLTLVEFYMRFESALDAQRHTQGENDNSSKHKHPECKTCSAIEKFASEVYTTTVFYEFQDEVESALFSCGLDGFKKEFGLEVYTIGEGCRVRKFDVLFNVETFDTSCLCKSFERQGIPCMHMVWVWKAKHIHKIPEAYVLNRWSIMVCKKPIFDLEGNELEQCVQAVDRKRLLNDLWCEIHSCVILAQGNELTLSALVDNLRSLRLDLESQSSIVDGSSGGVSSKAQDIELLIGASVPTEILIKPPKVSKNKGTGVHVQGSGSDKRLKSDKEKAVEQSQKKKRLCKGCKKMGYHDIRNCPEKEK